A portion of the Phaenicophaeus curvirostris isolate KB17595 chromosome 17, BPBGC_Pcur_1.0, whole genome shotgun sequence genome contains these proteins:
- the COQ5 gene encoding 2-methoxy-6-polyprenyl-1,4-benzoquinol methylase, mitochondrial, producing MAGLGPARALVPLSLSLSRRRGALRGFAAGPQTHFGFQTVTEEERREKINRVFESVAKKYDVMNDSMTLGIHRLWKDVLVRKMNPSPGTLLLDVAGGTGDIAFRFINYVRSVRERQLQRRLKHHQNLSWQEIAESYQEDKSPLGDSQVVVCDINKEMLKVGKEKAQDLGYSEGLSWVLGNAEELPFDDDKFDVYTIAFGIRNVTRIDLALQEAYRVLKPGGRFLCLEFSQVSNPLLSRLYDLYSFQVIPVLGEVIAGDWKSYQYLVESIRRFPPQEEFKAMIEDAGFFQVDYQNLNNGIVAIHSGFKL from the exons ATGGCGGGGCTGGGCCCGGCGCGGGCTTTGGTGCCGCTCTCGCTGTCGCTGTCCCGGCGCCGCGGGGCCCTGCGCGGGTTCGCCGCCGGCCCGCAGACGCATTTCGGTTTCCAGACGGTGacggaggaggagaggagggagaaaa TTAACCGGGTCTTCGAAAGCGTGGCCAAGAAATACGACGTGATGAACGATTCGATGACTCTCGGGATTCACCGGCTGTGGAAGGACGTCCTGGTGCGCAAAATGAACCCTTCTCCGGGAACGCTGCTCCTCGATGTGGCTGGAGGAACAG GTGACATCGCCTTTCGATTTATTAATTATGTTCGCTCTGTACGAGAACGCCAGCTCCAGCGGAGGCTTAAGCACCATCAGAATTTGTCATGGCAGGAAATTGCTGAGAGTTACCAGGAAGACAAATCTCCGCTAGGAGACTCTCAGGTGGTGGTCTGTGACATTAACAAAGAAATGTTAAAGgttgggaaggaaaaagcacAGGACCTTGGCTACTCTGAAG GTTTGTCCTGGGTGCTTGGGAATGCCGAAGAGTTGCCCTTTGATGATGATAAGTTTGATGTTTACACAATTGCCTTTGGAATCCGAAATGTAACTCGTATTGATTTG GCACTTCAGGAGGCCTATCGTGTGCTGAAACCAGGAGGAAGATTTCTCTGCCTTGAATTCAGTCAAGTCAGCAACCCTCTTCTTTCCAG GCTCTACGATCTCTACAGTTTCCAGGTTATCCCTGTTCTGGGTGAGGTTATTGCTGGTGACTGGAAGTCTTACCAATATCTTGTGGAGAGTATCCGACGTTTCCCCCCTCAG GAGGAGTTTAAGGCGATGATAGAAGATGCAGGGTTTTTTCAAGTGGATTATCAGAATTTAAACAACGGCATTGTTGCCATTCACTCAGGTTTCAAACTATGA
- the DYNLL1 gene encoding dynein light chain 1, cytoplasmic, with protein MSDRKAVIKNADMSEEMQQDAVECATQALEKYNIEKDIAAHIKKEFDKKYNPTWHCIVGRNFGSYVTHETKHFIYFYLGQVAILLFKSG; from the exons ATGAGTGACCGAAAGGCGGTGATCAAGAATGCGGACATGTCCGAGGAGATGCAGCAGGACGCGGTGGAGTGCGCTACGCAGGCCCTGGAGAAGTACAACATCGAGAAGGACATCGCTGCCCACATCAAGAAG GAGTTTGACAAGAAATACAATCCCACTTGGCACTGCATTGTGGGGAGGAACTTTGGCAGCTACGTGACTCACGAGACCAAGCACTTTATCTATTTCTACCTCGGCCAAGTCGCTATTCTTCTCTTCAAGTCTGGTTAA